DNA sequence from the Nesterenkonia lutea genome:
GCTGATCCTGGACGAACCGACGGCAGCCCTGAACGACGACGACTCCGCACACCTGCTCGGCCTCATCCGAGACCTGCGGGAGGAAGGCGTCACCTGCATCATCATCTCGCACAAGCTCGGCGAGATCGCCGCAGTGGCCGACTCCACCACAGTCATCCGAGACGGCAGCACCGTGGAGACCATCGACATGGCGGAGGCCTCCCGCAATGGGGAGGACCTCACCAGGCGGATCATCCGCGACATGGTCGGGCGCGATATGGAGAACATGTATCCGGGACGGGATGTCACCCTCGGCGAGGAGGTCTTCCGCATCGAGGACTGGCACGTGCGCCATCCGACGCAGCGCGATCGAAAGGTGGTGGACGGGGCCTCGCTCAACGTCCGCGCCGGCGAGGTGGTCGGCATCGCCGGCCTCATGGGTGCCGGGCGCACCGAGCTCGCCATGAGCGTCTTCGGCAAGTCCTACGGCCGCGACATCTCCGGAACCGTGTACATGCATGGGAAGCCGGTGAAGATCGAGAACGTCTCGGATGCGATCAAGGAGGGCATCGCCTATGTCAGCGAGGACCGCAAGCGCTACGGGCTGAATCTGATCGACGACATCCGTCGCAACATCAGCGCCTCCGCCCTGAAGCGGATCGCGCCGCGTGGATGGATCAACGAGAACGAAGAGATCGCAGTGGCCGAGCGATACCGCAGCTCGATGAACATCAAGGCACCCACCGTGATGTCAGTCCTCGGCAAGCTCTCCGGAGGCAACCAGCAGAAGGTCGTGCTGAGCAAATGGCTCTACACCGAGCCCGAGCTGCTGATCCTCGACGAACCTACCCGCGGCATCGACGTCGGGGCGAAGTACGAGATCTACTCGATCATCAACAAATTGGCGGCCTCCGGGAAGGCGATCATCGTGATCTCCTCGGAGCTGCCCGAGGTGCTCGGCATGTGTGACCGCGTCTACACGCTGTCCTCCGGTCAGATCACCGGGCAGCTTCCCGTGGAAGATGCCACCCAGGAGCGCCTCATGGAGCTCATGACTATGGAGAAGGACTGAGGCATGACCGGTACATCTAATCTCATCGAGCTCCTGACGCGAAACCTGCGTCAGAGCGGCATCTACATCGCCTTCGTGCTCATCGTCCTGCTCTTCACGGTGCTCACCGGCGGCACGCTGCTGAGCCCGGGAAACATCACGAACCTGGTGCTACAGTACTCCTATATCCTCATCCTCGCCATCGGCATGGTGATGATCATCGTCGCCGGCCATATCGACCTCTCCGTAGGTTCGGTGGTGGCGCTCACCGGTGGTGTGGCCGCCGTCGTGGTGATCCGAGAGGGGATGCCGTGGTGGGTCGGTGTCATCGCCGCCCTGATCACCGGTGTGCTGGTCGGCATCTGGCAGGGCTTCTGGGTGGCGATCGTCGGGATCCCCGCGTTCATCGTGACCCTCGCGGGCATGCTGATCTTCCGTGGTCTGGCCATGCAGGTGCTGGACAACGTCTCGCTCTCTCCGTTCCCGGACGAGTACCGACAGATCGCCGGCGGCTTCTCCAACGGGCTGCTCGGCGGACCCGGGTATGACCTCTTCACCCTGGTGATCTTCGCTCTGGCTTCGGTCGGCTTCGCCGTGCAGCAGTGGCGAGGACGGATGCGCAAGCTTGAATATAAGCAGCCCGTGGAGGCCCTGTGGCTCTTCGTCATCAAGGTGGTGGTCGTGGTCGCCGTGATCATGGCCTTCGGCTGGCAGCTGGCCAACTCCCGCGGCATGCCGTACGTGCTGGTCCTGCTGGCCGCGCTGGTGCTGATCTACGGATTCGTCACGCAGCGCACCGTCTTTGGGCGCCACATCTACGCCATGGGCGGCAACCTTGACGCCGCCAAGCTCTCCGGCGTCAAGACCAGGCGCGTGAACTTCCTGCTCTTCGTCAACATGGGTGTGCTGGCCGCCGTCGCCGGCATCGTCTACTCGGCACGCTCGAACTCGGCGCAGCCCGCCGCGGGCAACATGTTCGAGCTGGATGCGATCGCTGCCGCGTTCATCGGCGGCGCGGCGGTCACCGGCGGCGTCGGCAAGGTTCAGGGCGCCATCATCGGTGGCCTGATCATGGCGGTGATGTCCAACGGCATGCAGATCATGGGCATCGACCAGTCCACGCAGAACGTGGTGCGCGGCGTGGTCCTCGTCCTGGCCGTGGCCTACGACGTCTGGAGCAAGAAGAAGGCGAGGGTGAGCAGCTGACCCGCTCAGCACGATGAACGATGAACGCTGAAGGCCGCTCCGGGTGAAGACATCGGGGCGGCCTTCTGCGTTCCCGGGTCCGGCCGTCTGCTGACCGCCTTCGGGCTGTCCCGGGGCGCTCCCTGATCGCCATCTGCGGGCCGGCCGCCAGGGCGTCGCAGCGCAGGAGACCTGACCGGTCATGCGCTGGGAGCATCGTCCGATAGCCATCGGGTCTTCTTGAATCGATTTATTGATAGTGTTCCAGATCACAAGTAGGCTCGAAACAGCGGGTCCCGGGTTTTACCAGCCCGAGGATTGAAACGATTTACCACTTGCACATCGACGTGAGGGATCAGATGAAAATCACGAAATTCTCCAAGCTGGCGGCGGCGACCACCATCGGCGCACTAGCCCTGACCTCCTGCGGCGGCGGGGGGGATGCCGAGGGCACAGCGGAAGATCCTGTGGAGCTGCGCTTCGCGTGGTGGGGTTCCGAGGACCGCAATGCAAGCACCCAAGAGATCATCGATGCCTTCGAGGAAGAGAACCCCGGCATCACGGTCGAAGGCAGCTACAACGACTGGACCGGCTACCAGGACCAGCTCGCCACCCAGGTCGCCTCCGGTGACGGTCCTGACATCGTGCAGCTCGACGACGAATTCATCAGCGAGTACGCCGACCGCGGGTCCTTGCTCGAACTCACCGACGTGGACACATCCGAGATCGCTCCGGCGGTGGTCGAGGGCGGCCAGGCCGACGGCACGCAGTACGCGATTCCCACCGGTGTCAACGCCCTGGTCATGATGGCCAATCCTCAGCTGTTCGAGGAGGCGGGTGTCGAGATCCCCGACGACACCACCTGGACCTGGGATGACTACCTGGAGATCAGCGAGACCATCCACGAGGAGACCGGCGCCTACGGGACAAACAAGCCCATCGCCCAGACCATGATGATCTGGCTCCGTCAGCACGACAAGTCAATGTTCACGGAGGACGGTGGGATCGGCTTCAACGAGGAGGACGCCGAGGAGTACTTCACCCTGCTGAGCGACATGATGGACTCCAACGCGCTCGCCAGCGCCTCGGAGCTGGTCGAGGAGGAGTCGCAGACGTTGGAGGCAGCGCTGATCGCCACCAACCAGGCGGCCATGGGCATGTCGTGGACCAACCAGCTTCCGGTCATGTCTGAGGCCTCCGGCAATGAGCTCATCCCACTGCGCTTCCCGAGCCCCACCGG
Encoded proteins:
- the mmsA gene encoding multiple monosaccharide ABC transporter ATP-binding protein — protein: MNENILEMRSITKRFPGVVALQDVNLQVRRGEIHAVCGENGAGKSTLMKVLSGVHPAGTYEGEIHFESKQVSFSSLNDSEDLGIVIIHQELALVPHLSVAENIFLGNEKSRAGIINWHEVNLAAADLLEKVGLRENPVTPVGHLGVGKQQLVEIAKALSKDVKLLILDEPTAALNDDDSAHLLGLIRDLREEGVTCIIISHKLGEIAAVADSTTVIRDGSTVETIDMAEASRNGEDLTRRIIRDMVGRDMENMYPGRDVTLGEEVFRIEDWHVRHPTQRDRKVVDGASLNVRAGEVVGIAGLMGAGRTELAMSVFGKSYGRDISGTVYMHGKPVKIENVSDAIKEGIAYVSEDRKRYGLNLIDDIRRNISASALKRIAPRGWINENEEIAVAERYRSSMNIKAPTVMSVLGKLSGGNQQKVVLSKWLYTEPELLILDEPTRGIDVGAKYEIYSIINKLAASGKAIIVISSELPEVLGMCDRVYTLSSGQITGQLPVEDATQERLMELMTMEKD
- the mmsB gene encoding multiple monosaccharide ABC transporter permease, with the translated sequence MTGTSNLIELLTRNLRQSGIYIAFVLIVLLFTVLTGGTLLSPGNITNLVLQYSYILILAIGMVMIIVAGHIDLSVGSVVALTGGVAAVVVIREGMPWWVGVIAALITGVLVGIWQGFWVAIVGIPAFIVTLAGMLIFRGLAMQVLDNVSLSPFPDEYRQIAGGFSNGLLGGPGYDLFTLVIFALASVGFAVQQWRGRMRKLEYKQPVEALWLFVIKVVVVVAVIMAFGWQLANSRGMPYVLVLLAALVLIYGFVTQRTVFGRHIYAMGGNLDAAKLSGVKTRRVNFLLFVNMGVLAAVAGIVYSARSNSAQPAAGNMFELDAIAAAFIGGAAVTGGVGKVQGAIIGGLIMAVMSNGMQIMGIDQSTQNVVRGVVLVLAVAYDVWSKKKARVSS
- a CDS encoding ABC transporter substrate-binding protein; this translates as MKITKFSKLAAATTIGALALTSCGGGGDAEGTAEDPVELRFAWWGSEDRNASTQEIIDAFEEENPGITVEGSYNDWTGYQDQLATQVASGDGPDIVQLDDEFISEYADRGSLLELTDVDTSEIAPAVVEGGQADGTQYAIPTGVNALVMMANPQLFEEAGVEIPDDTTWTWDDYLEISETIHEETGAYGTNKPIAQTMMIWLRQHDKSMFTEDGGIGFNEEDAEEYFTLLSDMMDSNALASASELVEEESQTLEAALIATNQAAMGMSWTNQLPVMSEASGNELIPLRFPSPTGNVEDNGLWFKNTMLVAATASTDYPEEAQMFIDFMINSEEAGEANLMDRGLPSNLQVRESVLESVEGQDLVAAEFVADLDDEITDSEVLPPVGFTGISDALTNRQQDVYFDRMTPAEAAESFVADVEEILASNE